In one Podarcis muralis chromosome 7, rPodMur119.hap1.1, whole genome shotgun sequence genomic region, the following are encoded:
- the C7H16orf87 gene encoding UPF0547 protein C16orf87 homolog, with product MSAGRAKKVKMATKSCPECDQQVPVACKSCPCGYIFISRKLLHAKRSERLPSSESRSEAKRRRTERVTRERINSVVNKDLENRRRSRSNSHSDHSRRGRGRPKTTSAKKHEEEREKQEKEVDMYANLSDEKAFVFSVALAEINRKIINQRLIL from the exons ATGTCTGCAGGCAGGGCCAAGAAAGTGAAGATGGCCACCAAGTCCTGCCCAGAGTGCGACCAGCAG GTTCCTGTTGCATGCAAATCCTGTCCGTGCGGCTATATATTTATCAGTCGAAAACTCTTGCATGCTAAACGTTCTGAAAGGCTGCCGTCCTCAG AAAGCAGAAGTGAAGCTAAGAGGAGACGGACAGAGAGAGTCACAAGAGAGAGGATAAACTCCGTGGTAAATAAAGATTTAGAAAACAGGAGAAGATCCAGATCAAACAGCCATTCGGATCACAGTAGAAGAGGAAGAGGACGACCAAAGACCACCTCAGCGAAAAAACACGAGGAGGAAAGAG AGAAACAAGAGAAAGAAGTTGACATGTATGCAAACCTATCTGACGAAAAGGCTTTCGTATTTTCCGTGGCCTTGGCAGaaataaacagaaaaataatCAACCAGAGGCTTATTCTGTGA